Proteins encoded in a region of the Planococcus citri chromosome 1, ihPlaCitr1.1, whole genome shotgun sequence genome:
- the LOC135835714 gene encoding uncharacterized protein LOC135835714 — MSSELLGFEITFSTFPAKNGVAAILKTEFFNFIGECKDMFQNELHIFLEREVLIYGDPGSKQRNSCNILLINPSRGFQIITMNLGVLEQRPYIQTVPLVHYDDNVFLHGLGLGISLFDLDDATRHGSEDARYVRRP; from the exons GCTTTGAAATCACATTTTCAACCTTTCCAGCAAAGAATGGAGTtgctgcaattttgaaaacggAGTTCTTCAATTTTATCGGAGAATGTAAAGATATGTTCCAAAATGAACTACATATCTTTCTGGAACGTGAGGTTCTGATTTATGGCGATCCTGGTTCCAAACAACGAAACAGCTGCAATATTTTGTTAATAAATCCATCACGTGGCTTTCAAATAATCACCATGAACCTTG GAGTACTCGAGCAAAGGCCTTATATACAAACTGTACCATTGGTTCATTATGATGATAACGTCTTTTTACATGGATTGGGATTGGGAATCAGCCTCTTCGACTTGGACGATGCGACTAG GCATGGAAGCGAAGACGCGCGGTACGTGAGACGACCGTGA